The Cucurbita pepo subsp. pepo cultivar mu-cu-16 chromosome LG05, ASM280686v2, whole genome shotgun sequence nucleotide sequence AACAGCTGGTCAATACCCCAGAAATCTGGGATAGAGGTGAAAATGGAGAGGTTTACATGGTAAGTTCTTACAGCATCAACCTCTCCAATTGCCTTTGAAACAAGGGCACAAAGTCCATCTACCGCAGCTAGTTCTTCCATTCCCAAACACCCATCCTTGAATTTATCAACGCAGCATTGCTTCAATTGATCTGCATATAGCAAGCACGCCTCGTACTCACCCATATAAGCTGCAGTCAAAAGGTTCTGATAATCGATACGGGCATCATCGGTCAGTCCATCGACAAGATACTGACGTTCAATTGGGCTCATGGATGGGACCTCATAAGAGCTAGCAGAAACAGCCTCAAATATCAGAACAGAGTGATGAGAGACGATTGCTCGGCCACTTTCACTGCAAATTATCGGGTGCTTAACGGCCCTACGGTCGCATACACAGCGGACTGCATCAACAACGGTAGAGGCATACTCTTCGAGTTCATAAGCAACAGATAACTCAGAATCCCCTGACTTCGACCCGTCATAGTCAATACCAAGACCACCTCCAATGTCGATAACTAGCATGTTGGCACCGAGACGAACCAATTCGCAATAGATTTGAGCAGCCTCGCTAATGCCATCAGTGAGTAACGCGGTGGAGGGGATCTGGGAACCGATATGAAAATGGAGCAATTGAAGACAATCAAGCATATCAGCCTGTTTAAGCTTCCTAACCACACGAAGAATTTGTGTGGTCGTAAGACCAAATTTCCCTTTCTCGCCTGATGTAGACCCAAAATGACCAGAATGCTTGGTTCTTAGCTTCGCACGCATGCCGATCACAGGGCGAACAAAGAGCGCTTTACTCAAATCAATAACCAAATCAAGCTCTTCCTCTTGTTCAAGCACAATCACAGTGTTCAAAGCGAGCTTCCTAGCAATAAGAGCCAGAGAAATGTACTCCGCATCCTTGAAACCATTGCACACCAAAAAGGCATCTCTATTCCCTTTGCACAAACAGCTCATTGCCAGGAGTATCTCCGGTTTCGATCCAGCCTCAAGACCGAAACGGAAAGGAGAACCGAATTTCACGATGTCTTCAACAACGAACCTGTCCTGGTTGCATTTGACCGGATAAACGCCCTGGTAATGAGACCCATATCCCTGAGATTGAATAGCACAATCAAATGCCGATTGGAGAGACTCCAAACGGTTCTTAAGCACATCAGGAAAGCGCACAATAAGAGGAAGCTGCAAGCCAAGCCCACCAGAGCTAATCGGATCTGAAGCCTTCTTCACAATTTTCAAGAGATCAATCTCCTGATGGGGCAAGGTGGCTGTACCGTAAGGACGAACGGTCATGTTCCCAGAGCCATTGACAGAGAAATAAGGGGCACCCCATCCATCGATCTTGTAAAGGGAGGAAGACAGAGAAGGAGACCAAGAGGGATTTTCAGAAATGGGAGCAGCAGCGGGAGAGGTGAAGATGGTAGTCTCCGGAGGTCCGCCGGAAAATAAGACCGGCGACGGAAGAGAGCTATCCCCAGCAAAAGCGCAGCCAGGAGGAGGAGCTGCAGCAGCTTCCACGCAATAAGCTAGGGCCGGCATCTCTCCGACGACGgatcaagaaaagaataagaaaatggagacggaaaaattaaaaaacgaaAAGATTAGTTAGAGAAATTGTTAAGAAAAAGGAATGGTAAATTCAGAGTTCGTCCAAGTGGGGGCTTTAAAACCCGCCGAGGCCGAGGCCCCGGCTACCCCctcaaaagaagcaaaaaaagTAGCTATTTCCACCGTCAAATCCACCGCGCTCCCCTATACACTTCCAATATCCCACCGCGATCCGCTcagaagaagaatttgataacaacaaacacaaaaatcaaGCTACGAATtcaaaaccaaatcaaacatCAAACACCGAAACCGCTCTTCACCATGCAGATCTG carries:
- the LOC111794938 gene encoding arginine decarboxylase, which translates into the protein MPALAYCVEAAAAPPPGCAFAGDSSLPSPVLFSGGPPETTIFTSPAAAPISENPSWSPSLSSSLYKIDGWGAPYFSVNGSGNMTVRPYGTATLPHQEIDLLKIVKKASDPISSGGLGLQLPLIVRFPDVLKNRLESLQSAFDCAIQSQGYGSHYQGVYPVKCNQDRFVVEDIVKFGSPFRFGLEAGSKPEILLAMSCLCKGNRDAFLVCNGFKDAEYISLALIARKLALNTVIVLEQEEELDLVIDLSKALFVRPVIGMRAKLRTKHSGHFGSTSGEKGKFGLTTTQILRVVRKLKQADMLDCLQLLHFHIGSQIPSTALLTDGISEAAQIYCELVRLGANMLVIDIGGGLGIDYDGSKSGDSELSVAYELEEYASTVVDAVRCVCDRRAVKHPIICSESGRAIVSHHSVLIFEAVSASSYEVPSMSPIERQYLVDGLTDDARIDYQNLLTAAYMGEYEACLLYADQLKQCCVDKFKDGCLGMEELAAVDGLCALVSKAIGEVDAVRTYHVNLSIFTSIPDFWGIDQLFPIVPIHRLDQRPSVRGILSDLTCDSDGKIDRFVNGESSLPLHELEGNSSLSGGGGRYYLGMFLGGAYEEALGGVHNLFSSPSVVRVMQSDGPHSFAVTRTVPGPSCADILRVMQHEPELMFETLKHRAEEFGQEEDDVGGIANSLAMSFRNMPYLASASSCTNGAGDAEQWTYCYA